The following proteins are encoded in a genomic region of Parabacteroides pacaensis:
- a CDS encoding DUF418 domain-containing protein — protein sequence MQQSEITKLPRIEVVDALRGFAVMAILLVHNIEHFIFPVYPDAAGQPEWLNILNQGVFTVTFSLFAGKAYAIFALLFGFTFYIQYTNQERKGKDFGYRFLWRLLLLGGFATLNAAFFPAGDVLLLFCVVGIFLFIVRKWSDTAVLITAIILLLQPIEWYHYILSLFNPSHTLPDLGVGTMYNEVAEYTKEGNFWKFIWGNITLGQKASLFWAIGAGRFLQTAGLFMLGLLIGRKQLFVTSDTNIRFWIKALIIAAIAFGPLYQLKVLVADQCKMEIVRQTAGVAFDMWQKFAFTVILIASFVLLYQKEGFRKRTSNLRFYGKMSLTNYISQSIAGAIIYFPFGLYLAPYCGYTLSLILGILFFLSQVQFCKWWLRNHKQGPLESIWHKLTWIKLK from the coding sequence ATGCAGCAATCTGAAATTACAAAATTACCACGCATCGAAGTAGTAGATGCTTTACGGGGATTCGCCGTCATGGCTATTTTATTAGTACATAACATCGAGCATTTTATTTTCCCCGTTTACCCGGATGCGGCCGGACAACCGGAATGGTTGAACATTCTTAATCAAGGAGTATTTACGGTTACCTTTTCTTTATTTGCGGGAAAAGCCTACGCTATTTTTGCTTTGCTCTTCGGTTTTACCTTTTATATTCAATATACTAATCAAGAAAGGAAAGGAAAAGATTTCGGTTACCGATTTCTTTGGCGGTTACTTCTGTTAGGTGGTTTCGCAACTCTGAATGCAGCTTTCTTTCCGGCAGGAGATGTACTATTATTATTTTGTGTAGTCGGTATCTTTCTTTTTATCGTACGTAAGTGGAGTGATACAGCCGTACTGATAACAGCTATTATTTTATTGTTGCAACCGATAGAATGGTATCATTATATTCTGTCTTTGTTTAATCCTTCCCATACGTTGCCTGATTTAGGAGTAGGTACCATGTATAATGAGGTAGCCGAATATACCAAAGAAGGTAACTTCTGGAAATTTATCTGGGGAAATATTACCTTAGGACAGAAAGCCAGTTTATTTTGGGCCATTGGAGCAGGACGATTTTTACAAACGGCAGGGCTTTTTATGTTGGGTCTGTTAATCGGACGAAAGCAACTCTTCGTTACTTCCGATACAAACATTCGGTTTTGGATAAAAGCCCTGATTATTGCAGCTATCGCTTTCGGACCCCTGTATCAACTAAAAGTATTAGTAGCAGATCAGTGTAAAATGGAAATAGTACGGCAAACGGCAGGCGTAGCTTTTGACATGTGGCAGAAGTTTGCCTTTACTGTCATATTAATCGCTTCTTTTGTTTTACTATATCAAAAAGAAGGCTTCCGGAAACGGACATCTAACTTAAGGTTTTATGGTAAAATGAGTCTGACCAATTATATTTCCCAATCCATTGCGGGAGCTATCATCTATTTTCCGTTTGGTTTGTATTTAGCTCCTTATTGCGGGTACACTTTAAGCCTTATACTTGGGATTTTATTCTTCCTGTCACAAGTACAATTCTGCAAATGGTGGCTAAGAAATCATAAACAAGGACCTCTTGAAAGCATCTGGCACAAACTTACTTGGATAAAGCTTAAATAG
- a CDS encoding succinate dehydrogenase cytochrome b subunit produces MWLLNSSVGRKLIMSISGLFLVLFLLFHMSMNVAAIFSEEAYNMICAFLGANWYAVVATLVLAAGVVIHIVYALILTLQNRKARGNDRYAVNAKPKGVEWASQNMFVLGLIILLFLGLHVSQFWYKMMFAELIGQHQVALGDAMVSPTDGAAFLRFYFSNIIVVVLYLIWFVAIWFHLTHGIWSAFQTIGWNNTIWMNRWKVISYVVSTLIFVCFALVTIVFYIKSL; encoded by the coding sequence ATGTGGTTACTTAATTCATCTGTAGGGAGAAAACTGATAATGAGTATATCGGGCCTCTTCCTCGTTTTATTTCTTCTGTTTCACATGTCAATGAATGTAGCCGCTATCTTCTCTGAAGAAGCCTACAACATGATTTGTGCATTTTTAGGTGCTAATTGGTATGCGGTAGTGGCTACACTGGTACTGGCAGCCGGCGTGGTGATTCACATCGTGTACGCGTTGATCCTTACTTTACAAAACCGTAAGGCTCGCGGTAATGACCGTTATGCAGTAAACGCCAAACCGAAAGGAGTAGAATGGGCCTCTCAAAACATGTTTGTTTTAGGTCTTATTATTCTTCTTTTCTTGGGCTTGCATGTCAGCCAGTTCTGGTACAAAATGATGTTTGCCGAATTAATAGGACAACATCAAGTCGCTTTAGGCGATGCAATGGTTTCTCCTACTGATGGAGCTGCTTTTCTTCGTTTTTATTTCAGCAACATCATTGTAGTAGTACTTTATTTGATCTGGTTTGTTGCTATCTGGTTTCATTTGACTCACGGTATATGGAGTGCTTTCCAGACTATCGGCTGGAACAACACCATATGGATGAACCGGTGGAAAGTAATTTCTTATGTCGTTTCCACGCTTATTTTTGTATGTTTCGCTCTCGTTACGATCGTATTCTACATAAAAAGCCTGTAA
- a CDS encoding MFS transporter: MTQKTKYPVGRIAYPILIALSISHCLNDLLQSVITAVYPLFKEDLALNFAQIGLITLVYQMSASVFQPLTGLFFDKRPFAWSLPIGMSFTLVGLLNLSFASNLHWVLFSVFLIGIGSSVLHPEASRITSLASGGRRGLAQSLFQVGGNLGGSLGPLLVALLVAPYGRRHMVIFTGFAFIAILVMLPIGKWYKAYLEHIRWEHSIAPTSVQMPLPLNKTVFSVTILLILIFSKYIYMASLTSYYTFYLIHKFGVSVQQSQIFLFVFLIATALGTLLGGPIGDKIGRKYVIWVSILGTAPFSLLMPHVGLAATVVLSFCVGLMLSSAFPAILLYAQELLPHKLGLISGLFFGFAFGVAGIASAVLGNMADKFGIEAVYNVCAFMPLLGLVTWFLPDLKKQGCK, translated from the coding sequence ATGACGCAAAAAACAAAATATCCTGTCGGACGAATCGCCTATCCTATCTTAATAGCACTTAGTATATCGCATTGCCTGAACGATTTATTGCAATCTGTCATTACCGCCGTCTATCCGTTATTCAAGGAAGACTTAGCTCTTAATTTTGCACAGATCGGGTTGATTACGCTAGTTTACCAAATGTCGGCATCCGTATTCCAACCCCTTACCGGCCTCTTTTTCGACAAACGTCCTTTTGCTTGGTCGTTACCTATCGGGATGAGCTTTACACTGGTTGGGTTGCTGAATTTATCGTTCGCGTCTAACTTACATTGGGTATTGTTCTCGGTATTTTTAATAGGAATAGGCTCATCGGTATTACATCCGGAAGCATCCCGGATTACCTCGTTAGCTTCGGGAGGAAGGCGGGGATTAGCCCAATCCTTGTTTCAAGTAGGAGGCAACCTGGGAGGTTCGTTAGGGCCTTTATTGGTAGCTTTGTTAGTAGCTCCTTACGGAAGAAGGCATATGGTTATTTTTACCGGATTTGCATTTATCGCTATTTTAGTGATGCTTCCTATCGGTAAATGGTACAAAGCCTATCTGGAACATATCCGATGGGAACATTCTATCGCCCCCACGTCCGTGCAAATGCCGCTACCGTTAAATAAAACGGTCTTTTCCGTCACGATCTTACTTATCCTTATCTTTTCTAAGTATATCTATATGGCAAGTTTGACGAGCTATTATACTTTTTATCTGATTCATAAGTTCGGAGTAAGTGTACAGCAATCGCAGATCTTTTTATTTGTGTTTTTAATCGCTACCGCTTTAGGTACCTTGTTAGGGGGACCAATTGGGGATAAAATCGGACGTAAGTATGTGATATGGGTTTCTATCTTGGGAACCGCACCCTTCAGTTTACTGATGCCACATGTGGGGCTTGCTGCGACTGTAGTGCTTAGTTTTTGTGTAGGATTGATGCTTTCATCGGCTTTCCCGGCTATCTTGTTATATGCACAAGAACTTTTGCCTCACAAATTAGGACTGATTTCAGGTTTATTCTTCGGTTTTGCTTTTGGCGTGGCGGGTATTGCTTCCGCAGTATTGGGAAACATGGCGGATAAATTCGGGATCGAGGCTGTTTATAATGTTTGTGCTTTTATGCCTCTCTTAGGACTTGTTACTTGGTTTTTGCCCGATTTGAAAAAACAAGGCTGTAAATAA
- a CDS encoding fumarate reductase/succinate dehydrogenase flavoprotein subunit, translating to MANIDSKIPQGPLAEKWKNYKDHQKLVNPANKRRLDVIVVGTGLAGASAAASLAEMGFNVLNFCIQDSPRRAHSIAAQGGINAAKNYQNDGDSVYRLFYDTIKGGDYRAREANVYRLAEVSNNIIDQCVAQGVPFAREYGGLLDNRSFGGAQVSRTFYARGQTGQQLLLGAYSALSRQIGLGKVKMYTRHEMLDVVKVDGRARGIITRNLITGKIERYAAHAVVVATGGYVNTFFLSTNAMASNGSAAWQCYKKGAYFANPCMVQIHPTCIPVHGDFQSKLTLMSESLRNDGRIWVPKKLEDAKKLQAGTLKGKDIPEEDRDYYLERRYPAFGNLVPRDVASRAAKERCDAGYGVNNTGLAVFLDFSDAINRLGKEVVKQKYGNLFDMYEEITDENPYETPMMIYPALHYSMGGLWVDYELMTSIPGLFAIGEANFSDHGANRLGASALMQGLADGYFVLPYTIQNYLSDQIQVPRFSTDLPEFAEAEKDIQARIDQLMSINGKESVDSLHRKLGHIMWEHVGMARDAKGLTEAIQMLKDLKKEFWTNVHIPGKGDDQNIELEKALRLADFIEIGTLMAHDALDRAESCGGHFRTEHQTEEGEALRHDDKFGYVSCWEYQGEDKDPVMLKEMLNYEFVVPQTRNYKK from the coding sequence ATGGCTAATATAGATTCAAAGATTCCTCAAGGCCCGTTGGCCGAAAAATGGAAAAATTATAAAGATCACCAGAAACTGGTGAATCCGGCTAATAAACGCCGTTTAGACGTTATTGTAGTGGGTACAGGTCTTGCTGGAGCTTCGGCAGCAGCTTCTTTAGCAGAAATGGGATTCAACGTGTTGAATTTCTGTATCCAAGACTCTCCGCGTCGTGCTCACTCTATCGCTGCACAAGGCGGTATCAATGCTGCTAAGAACTATCAAAATGACGGGGACTCTGTTTACCGTTTGTTTTACGATACGATTAAAGGAGGTGACTACCGTGCCCGCGAAGCAAATGTGTATCGTTTAGCGGAAGTTTCCAATAATATTATTGACCAATGCGTTGCGCAAGGAGTTCCTTTTGCACGTGAATACGGTGGCTTGCTGGACAACCGCTCTTTCGGAGGTGCCCAAGTATCCCGTACATTCTATGCCCGCGGCCAGACCGGACAGCAACTATTACTCGGTGCTTATTCTGCTTTAAGCCGGCAGATCGGACTAGGCAAAGTGAAAATGTATACTCGCCACGAAATGCTTGACGTAGTGAAAGTAGACGGCCGTGCTCGTGGTATTATTACCCGTAACCTGATTACAGGTAAAATTGAACGGTATGCCGCCCATGCAGTCGTAGTAGCAACAGGAGGGTATGTAAATACATTCTTCTTATCTACCAATGCCATGGCTTCTAACGGGTCGGCAGCATGGCAATGCTATAAGAAAGGTGCTTACTTTGCCAATCCTTGTATGGTACAGATCCACCCGACTTGTATCCCTGTACATGGCGACTTCCAATCTAAATTGACCTTGATGTCCGAATCGTTACGTAACGACGGTCGTATCTGGGTTCCGAAGAAATTGGAAGATGCCAAGAAATTGCAGGCCGGCACATTAAAGGGTAAAGATATTCCTGAAGAAGATCGCGACTATTACCTGGAACGCCGTTATCCGGCTTTCGGAAACTTAGTACCGCGTGACGTTGCTTCACGCGCAGCCAAAGAACGCTGCGATGCCGGTTACGGGGTTAATAATACAGGTTTAGCGGTATTTCTTGATTTCTCCGATGCTATTAACCGTCTCGGCAAGGAAGTGGTTAAACAAAAATATGGGAATCTCTTCGACATGTATGAAGAAATTACAGACGAGAATCCCTATGAAACTCCTATGATGATCTATCCTGCCCTTCACTATTCTATGGGTGGTTTATGGGTAGATTACGAGTTGATGACTTCCATTCCGGGCTTATTTGCCATTGGTGAAGCAAACTTCTCCGACCACGGAGCGAACCGTTTGGGGGCATCGGCTTTAATGCAAGGATTGGCAGATGGTTATTTTGTATTGCCTTACACCATTCAGAACTACTTGTCGGATCAGATCCAGGTTCCACGCTTTAGTACCGATCTTCCTGAATTTGCAGAAGCAGAAAAAGATATTCAAGCTCGTATCGATCAATTAATGAGCATCAACGGAAAAGAATCCGTAGATTCCCTCCACAGGAAATTAGGCCATATTATGTGGGAACATGTAGGTATGGCTCGCGATGCGAAAGGTCTGACCGAAGCAATCCAGATGCTGAAGGATTTAAAGAAAGAATTCTGGACAAATGTACATATCCCCGGTAAAGGTGATGATCAGAATATCGAGCTTGAAAAAGCTTTGCGTTTGGCTGACTTTATCGAAATAGGTACATTGATGGCACACGATGCGCTTGATCGCGCAGAATCTTGCGGAGGACACTTCCGTACGGAACATCAAACGGAAGAAGGAGAAGCTCTTCGCCACGATGACAAATTCGGTTACGTATCTTGCTGGGAATACCAAGGTGAAGACAAAGATCCGGTTATGCTCAAAGAAATGTTGAACTACGAATTCGTAGTGCCTCAAACACGTAACTATAAGAAGTAA
- a CDS encoding ABC transporter ATP-binding protein produces the protein MCEHVIQLTDLTKKYGNFTAVDHLNLAVQKGEIFGLLGPNGAGKSTTILMMLGLTDPTSGLVTVCGINSTTNPIEVRKKVGYLPEDVGFYEDMTGPENLIYTAQLNGIPKKEAQEKAQELIVRVGLSKEIGKKTGKYSKGMRQRLGLADVLIKNPEVIILDEPTSGIDPSGVREFMDLILRLSKEEGLTVLFSSHHLDQVQQVCDRVGLFGAGKLLVDIELTDLHKKEHGLDSIYNQYFGGGNEHEQN, from the coding sequence ATGTGCGAACATGTTATCCAACTTACCGACCTGACCAAGAAATACGGTAATTTTACGGCTGTAGATCATCTGAACCTGGCTGTACAAAAGGGTGAAATATTCGGGCTACTCGGTCCTAACGGTGCCGGTAAGTCTACTACTATCCTGATGATGCTGGGGCTTACCGATCCTACTTCCGGCTTAGTAACCGTATGTGGTATCAACTCAACCACGAACCCGATCGAGGTAAGAAAAAAAGTAGGTTATTTACCGGAGGATGTAGGGTTTTATGAAGACATGACGGGCCCGGAAAATTTAATCTATACAGCGCAGTTAAACGGTATTCCTAAAAAGGAAGCACAAGAGAAAGCACAAGAGCTTATTGTCAGGGTAGGATTGTCGAAAGAAATAGGGAAAAAGACAGGCAAGTACTCTAAAGGGATGCGCCAACGCTTGGGATTAGCCGATGTGTTAATAAAGAATCCGGAGGTTATCATTCTGGATGAGCCTACTTCGGGGATCGATCCTTCCGGTGTACGGGAATTTATGGACTTGATTCTTCGTTTAAGCAAGGAAGAAGGGCTTACGGTTTTGTTTTCTTCCCATCATCTGGATCAGGTACAGCAGGTCTGCGACAGGGTAGGATTATTTGGAGCCGGCAAATTGCTGGTGGATATCGAACTGACCGATTTGCATAAGAAAGAGCACGGACTCGATTCTATTTATAATCAATATTTTGGAGGAGGCAACGAACATGAACAGAACTAA
- a CDS encoding ABC transporter permease: protein MNRTNHPFWVIVNKEISDQVRSWRFIILIVIITLTCMGSLYTALTNIGAAIKPNDPDGSFLFLKLFTASDGTLPSFVVFISFLGPLLGISLGFDAINSEQNKGTLSRILSQPIHRDYLINAKFISALIVVGTLLFVLGFLVMGLGLVAIGIPPTAEEFMRIVFFIIVSIVYVAFWLNLSIFFSIQFKQAATSALACVAIWLFFSVFYTMIVNLVGKALSPSEFATPHQIIAYQKFMLTLLRFAPSELFSEATTTLLMPSVRSLGPLTMEQLHGAIPSPLPLGQSLLVVWPQLTGLIAATVVCFALSYASFMRKEIRSR, encoded by the coding sequence ATGAACAGAACTAATCATCCTTTCTGGGTCATTGTCAATAAAGAAATATCCGATCAAGTAAGAAGTTGGCGGTTTATTATCCTGATAGTTATTATTACTCTTACTTGCATGGGTTCGCTTTATACGGCACTGACTAATATCGGAGCTGCTATCAAACCGAATGATCCGGACGGTTCCTTTCTTTTCCTGAAACTATTTACTGCTTCTGACGGAACTTTACCTTCATTTGTAGTCTTTATTAGTTTCCTCGGCCCGTTATTAGGCATTTCTTTAGGTTTTGATGCAATCAATTCCGAACAAAATAAGGGAACATTAAGTCGTATACTGTCGCAACCGATCCATCGAGACTACCTGATTAATGCTAAATTTATAAGTGCATTGATCGTAGTAGGGACTTTATTATTTGTACTTGGATTTCTGGTGATGGGTTTGGGCCTTGTTGCTATAGGTATTCCTCCTACAGCGGAGGAGTTTATGCGAATTGTTTTCTTTATCATCGTAAGTATTGTATACGTAGCATTTTGGCTGAATTTGTCTATTTTCTTTTCTATCCAGTTTAAACAGGCAGCGACTTCGGCTCTGGCTTGTGTGGCAATCTGGCTATTTTTTAGCGTATTCTATACAATGATTGTCAATCTGGTAGGGAAAGCACTTAGTCCGTCGGAATTTGCTACCCCCCATCAGATTATTGCGTATCAGAAGTTCATGCTTACTTTGTTGCGCTTTGCTCCGAGTGAGTTGTTTAGCGAAGCAACCACTACATTGCTGATGCCCTCTGTACGAAGCCTAGGGCCATTAACCATGGAGCAATTGCATGGGGCCATTCCCAGCCCGTTGCCACTTGGCCAAAGCCTATTGGTAGTTTGGCCGCAACTGACAGGTTTAATTGCAGCTACGGTTGTCTGCTTTGCTTTATCTTACGCTTCGTTTATGAGAAAAGAAATCCGGTCAAGATAG
- a CDS encoding transglutaminase domain-containing protein, whose amino-acid sequence MKIVWYVISICILQACSFGADREMEEVLTFAGDNRGELEKVLAHYKNDSLKLEAARFLILNMPGHGTYGGKNIESFYAKLDSLPPFGRDVGKCKEAVNRLIKESNTTVGVEWKEDVHTIKADFLINNIDRAFEVWQQEPFARHILFEDFCEYILPYRVKNEPLEYWRDSIIPYYNTIKHASYCGGSEYSTYWASIELNNMLRDEYWPVLDNDNWKITRKYSLMKKMPYGKCYDYAVQATFIMRAKGIPIVIDFTPQWAFRSLGHTWNVIKVNTGKNNIFGGILESNGGQSNKPDVKMAKVYRMTYAINKESLAYKRGDELIPAQLASPFFKDVSSDYFDGTDVVVPIKFDPSEKRQFVYLCIFNNHDWVPITYAEQKRKKALFTEMGRDVMYLPAFYAGATALTPANYPFLIDLRGNTHFYEPDMHNLRTLKLERKYPFDDGQRSSSQRMVGGEIQASDRSDFKDAQTFYVVKENPMGKYIRSKINPEGKAFRYWRYFAPDNSSGNIAELEFYKNDTLYNKKGTIIGTPGSYNDTPDRTREYAFDNTPLTFFDAPSGHESGAWVGMDFKTKVTIDEIGYIPRSDDNNVSPGDTYELFYYSKTGWISLGRKVATDYSITYDSVPDNALLWLRDLTKGQEERVFTYERDKQVWW is encoded by the coding sequence ATGAAAATAGTATGGTATGTCATCAGTATTTGTATATTACAAGCCTGTTCATTTGGAGCAGATAGAGAGATGGAAGAAGTCTTAACTTTTGCAGGTGATAACCGGGGGGAATTAGAAAAAGTTCTTGCGCATTATAAAAATGATTCGTTAAAATTGGAAGCAGCTCGTTTTTTAATACTTAATATGCCGGGACACGGAACGTACGGAGGTAAAAATATAGAGTCTTTTTATGCTAAACTGGATAGCTTGCCTCCCTTTGGCCGGGATGTGGGAAAATGTAAAGAAGCAGTAAATCGCCTTATCAAGGAGTCGAATACTACCGTAGGTGTAGAGTGGAAAGAAGATGTCCATACCATAAAAGCCGATTTTTTAATTAATAATATAGACCGGGCTTTCGAGGTGTGGCAGCAAGAACCGTTTGCCAGACATATCCTTTTTGAAGATTTCTGTGAATATATATTGCCTTATAGAGTTAAAAACGAACCTTTGGAATATTGGAGAGATTCGATTATCCCTTACTATAATACAATTAAACATGCCAGCTACTGTGGAGGCTCTGAATATTCGACGTACTGGGCTTCGATAGAGCTTAATAATATGTTAAGAGACGAGTATTGGCCGGTATTGGATAACGACAATTGGAAAATAACGAGGAAATATTCGCTCATGAAGAAAATGCCCTATGGCAAATGTTATGATTATGCAGTACAAGCTACTTTTATTATGCGGGCTAAAGGGATTCCGATAGTGATTGATTTTACTCCTCAATGGGCGTTTCGTTCTTTGGGACATACCTGGAACGTAATTAAGGTAAATACCGGGAAAAACAATATTTTCGGTGGAATACTGGAAAGTAATGGCGGACAAAGTAATAAGCCGGACGTAAAAATGGCTAAAGTTTACCGTATGACTTATGCAATAAATAAAGAATCATTAGCTTATAAACGAGGAGACGAACTTATACCTGCACAACTTGCCTCTCCTTTTTTTAAAGATGTATCGTCCGACTATTTTGACGGAACGGATGTTGTAGTTCCTATTAAGTTTGATCCTTCCGAGAAACGGCAATTTGTGTATTTGTGTATTTTTAATAATCATGATTGGGTTCCCATTACCTATGCAGAACAAAAGAGGAAAAAGGCATTGTTTACGGAAATGGGTAGGGATGTGATGTATTTACCTGCATTTTATGCCGGAGCTACAGCGCTGACCCCGGCAAACTATCCGTTTTTAATAGATCTACGTGGAAATACCCATTTTTATGAACCGGATATGCATAATCTGCGTACTTTGAAACTAGAAAGGAAATATCCGTTTGACGATGGCCAGCGGTCGTCCAGCCAACGGATGGTAGGAGGTGAAATCCAAGCTTCCGATCGTTCGGATTTTAAAGATGCACAGACTTTTTATGTAGTCAAGGAAAACCCGATGGGCAAATATATACGAAGTAAAATCAATCCTGAAGGAAAAGCTTTCCGCTACTGGCGGTATTTTGCTCCTGACAATAGTAGCGGAAACATTGCGGAATTGGAATTTTATAAAAACGATACTTTGTATAATAAAAAAGGAACTATTATAGGAACTCCCGGCAGTTATAACGATACACCGGATCGTACACGCGAATATGCTTTCGACAACACGCCTCTTACTTTCTTTGATGCTCCTTCCGGACATGAAAGCGGAGCATGGGTCGGGATGGATTTTAAAACAAAAGTAACGATAGATGAAATAGGCTACATACCTAGAAGCGATGACAATAATGTTTCTCCGGGCGATACCTACGAACTGTTTTATTATAGTAAAACAGGCTGGATTTCTTTAGGGCGGAAAGTAGCGACCGACTATTCTATCACGTATGATTCTGTTCCGGACAATGCGCTTTTATGGCTAAGGGATCTAACAAAGGGACAAGAAGAACGTGTTTTTACGTACGAAAGGGATAAACAAGTGTGGTGGTGA
- a CDS encoding helix-turn-helix domain-containing protein, translated as MFVPAGQQLAVIYGNGEGDTSLNKWFRIVYIGSGILFVVYNTLYPLLNLKQIHRYRQFIVNYSADIQRTSLNWLAIIQVLILVTVPGPLAGLLLGIPLIATSYSVLVGAVPYFINYLILCYNLLDNNYLIIQPEVPAQGTEGQPTVLDREHFERYLCEKKPYLNPKLRIIDLAAELNTNRSYISGFINREYNMNFCRLVNYYRLKELDRLRQLPANATKTNIDLVLMSGFSSYRSYRSYLKTKEEGDKITFLK; from the coding sequence TTGTTCGTACCGGCCGGTCAACAACTGGCTGTTATTTACGGAAACGGGGAAGGCGATACCTCATTGAATAAATGGTTCAGAATTGTCTATATAGGATCCGGAATTTTATTCGTTGTTTATAACACGCTCTATCCGTTGCTGAATCTGAAGCAGATACACCGCTACCGGCAATTCATCGTCAATTACTCGGCCGATATACAACGTACCTCGCTTAACTGGCTAGCTATTATACAGGTACTTATACTAGTTACCGTACCGGGGCCTTTAGCCGGGCTCCTGCTGGGTATTCCATTGATTGCTACCAGCTATTCCGTGTTGGTGGGGGCAGTGCCGTATTTTATTAATTATCTGATTCTTTGCTACAATTTACTTGACAATAACTATCTTATTATCCAACCGGAGGTTCCGGCACAAGGTACGGAAGGGCAACCAACGGTACTGGACCGCGAACATTTTGAGCGTTATTTGTGCGAGAAAAAGCCTTACTTGAATCCTAAATTGCGCATCATCGACCTGGCTGCCGAACTGAATACAAACCGTAGCTATATTTCCGGTTTTATCAACCGGGAGTACAATATGAATTTCTGCCGTCTGGTAAATTATTACAGGTTGAAGGAACTGGACCGCTTGCGTCAATTGCCGGCCAATGCTACTAAAACGAATATAGATTTAGTGCTGATGTCCGGTTTCAGTAGCTACCGTAGTTATCGCAGTTATCTCAAAACCAAGGAAGAAGGAGACAAAATAACATTTTTGAAGTAG
- a CDS encoding COG1470 family protein, protein MTMHTNYLNLFIAILFLGVCPMNTHAIEGNNSVILYTPYTKISVPPGESITYSVDVINNSDEVKNAIISLSGLPRAWDYELTAGGFTINELSVLPKEKKNFTLKVTVPLKVNKGTYRFSVSADGLAELPLAVTISKQGTYQTDFTTTQPNMQGNSKSTFTFNATLKNQTADQQLYALMAEAPRGWNVIFKANYKQATSAQVEPNASQSISIDVTPPATIAAGTYKIPVHATTSTTSADLELEVVITGSYEIELTTPKGLLSTDITAGESKRIDLVVKNTGSAELKDIELSANKPVEWEVTFEPTKIERLNAGEATQVTAILKASKKALPGDYVTKMTAKTPEVNSTADFRIEVRTSMLWGWLGVLIIIIALGGVFYLFRKYGRR, encoded by the coding sequence ATGACAATGCACACTAACTATTTAAATCTATTTATCGCTATCTTATTCTTGGGTGTCTGTCCCATGAATACACACGCTATCGAAGGAAATAATAGCGTGATTTTGTATACTCCCTACACTAAAATATCTGTTCCACCGGGAGAATCTATTACGTATAGCGTAGACGTCATTAACAACAGTGACGAAGTGAAAAACGCAATTATTTCCCTGAGCGGGTTACCCAGGGCATGGGATTACGAGCTTACGGCAGGCGGGTTTACCATTAACGAACTGTCGGTACTGCCTAAAGAAAAGAAAAACTTCACCTTAAAAGTTACGGTACCTTTGAAAGTGAATAAAGGAACGTATCGCTTTTCTGTCTCTGCCGACGGTTTGGCAGAACTACCTCTCGCTGTTACCATATCCAAACAAGGGACGTATCAAACAGACTTTACAACTACCCAGCCGAATATGCAGGGTAATTCCAAATCCACTTTTACATTCAACGCTACATTGAAGAACCAAACGGCCGACCAGCAATTATATGCTTTAATGGCTGAGGCTCCGCGCGGATGGAATGTAATTTTCAAAGCGAATTATAAACAAGCTACCTCCGCCCAGGTGGAACCGAATGCTTCCCAAAGCATAAGCATAGATGTGACACCTCCTGCTACGATAGCGGCCGGAACTTACAAAATTCCCGTACATGCTACTACCAGTACCACTTCGGCGGATTTGGAACTAGAGGTGGTAATTACCGGTTCTTACGAAATAGAGCTGACTACTCCGAAAGGCTTGTTAAGTACCGATATTACGGCTGGCGAATCCAAACGGATCGATTTAGTAGTAAAAAATACGGGATCTGCCGAATTAAAGGATATAGAACTTTCCGCTAATAAGCCTGTAGAATGGGAAGTTACTTTCGAACCGACGAAAATAGAACGATTAAATGCCGGTGAAGCAACGCAAGTTACTGCTATCTTAAAAGCCTCTAAAAAAGCTCTACCGGGAGATTATGTAACTAAAATGACGGCAAAAACTCCGGAGGTAAATTCTACCGCCGATTTCCGAATAGAAGTTCGTACTTCCATGCTTTGGGGTTGGCTTGGAGTACTGATTATTATTATTGCCCTGGGAGGAGTATTTTATCTATTTCGTAAATATGGAAGGAGGTAA